The following DNA comes from Rhodothermales bacterium.
GGCCACTGTTTTGCCTGCCGTAAGGGATGGATCGTCAACTGCACCAGTGACCAGAGAAGCGTTTACGGCTGGCACAGGGATGGCGCTTATGCTGATTTCATGCTCACCGAGGAATACACGCTGCTCAGTCTCCCGGAAGAACTGAGTTTTGTCGACGGCGCCATCATCTCCTGCGGTTTTGGCACGTCATTCCAGGGTGTGCGTCGGGCGAATGTATCCGGCTATGACACTGTTCTGGTCGTGGGCCTCGGTCCTGTCGGCCTTGCCGCGGCCATAATCTCCAAGGCGCGCGGTGCGAAAGTGATTGGTGTGGACATCAGCCCGGAGAGAGTGGCGACCGCTGAAAAACACGGGTGTGACCTGGGACTCGTTGCTGGTGATGGCGTCCTCGATCAAATAAAGGAGTACACAAACGGACACGGCGTCGAAGTGTCTCTGGAGTGCTCTGCCTCCCAGGCTGGCCGCATGCTCTCTCTGGAATCAGCCCGGCTCTGGGGCAGGGTCGTATTCCTGGGCGAACACGGCAACCTGGATTTCAATCCGAGTTTCACCGTCATTCAGAAGCAACTCACGCTCCACGGGTCCTGGATGTCCGGTATCTCCGAGATGGAAGACACGATCGAGCACATGGTGCGCTGGAAGATAAGACCGGAGGAAATCGTTACCCACACGTTCCCGCTGACGCAGGTGAAAGAGGCTTTCGAGCTCTCCGACGCCGGCGAGGCCGGGAAGGTTGTCTTCGTCTGGGATTAAGCCTGCACGCGCAGTCAGCCGAGCACGATCTCAACGTAGAC
Coding sequences within:
- a CDS encoding zinc-binding dehydrogenase — protein: MLTEEYTLLSLPEELSFVDGAIISCGFGTSFQGVRRANVSGYDTVLVVGLGPVGLAAAIISKARGAKVIGVDISPERVATAEKHGCDLGLVAGDGVLDQIKEYTNGHGVEVSLECSASQAGRMLSLESARLWGRVVFLGEHGNLDFNPSFTVIQKQLTLHGSWMSGISEMEDTIEHMVRWKIRPEEIVTHTFPLTQVKEAFELSDAGEAGKVVFVWD